The segment CCAAATGAGGCTTTCATGAGCTCTATGACTCTGGAGTCGGTTTCtgtgaggagcagaagaagaagaagtttaaAATGAACCCTTCTCCTCTCATCCAGCCTCCATCTGCCCTTCAGGGAGTGATATAGCAGCGTCCACGTGGAGGAGCTCCTTTGCATCCACAATGAACACAGCAGCGGTTgtgctcctgcaggaggagtcAGCTGACTGAGGACATCAGAGTTCCAACCTGGAGCAGAACCTGCCTCAGGCTTCCGACCTGGTGTTTCTGGAGTGCTTCAGACCTGGATGTCTTGTGTCCTGAGTTCTTCCTGCTGCCGGAGAAGGGAGACCTGCTGAGAGGCTGGAGGGCGGTTGTGGTCCTCTACGGACTAAAAGGAGCCTTGTCGAAGGGCTCTGATCGGACCGAACTTTAGGTGTACCGCACTATGGATTCTTTTTCCTCATGACTAGACCAGGAGGCCGCTTTGGACAGGGTGGATCGCTCGGATTTCTTCTCTGGAACCTGTGGTGAACGGGGCCGGGGACCATGTGACACGAGGTGTTTTATGCTCTGTGTTGCGAGGAGGGGGGACGGAGATTAAGGTTTCTCCTCATGTCGAGATGAATATGTGACCTCTCACCTCCCACGGACAGcgacgggaggaggaggcggtacCCGCCGCAGAccaccgtctcctcctcccccgaccCTCCACACCGCCTCAGGCCCTCCTCCAGGCTCCGGGTCACCTCCTCCAGGGTGACCCCCCCGACGCGGCTGCCGGGCACCGACATCACCAGCCAGAAGTGAGCCACCAGGCTCCCCGGCCTGCAGGGACACAAGCAGGGACCAGCAGCCAGGTCAAGGTGTCCTTTGTggcacactgtgacatcaccgtGACATCACTATGACATCACAGCAGTCACACCACCAGAGGTCAGCCAAGCGCCAGCTTCTGCTCCTTAAATACTGATTTATTGTGAAACCGGAAGCCTGAAAGTTGATCTATAACGACACGACTCATCCTCCTGAAAATGAACTTCTTTTATCACAGGAAACAAGTCAGTTAGGGTTTGGCAACAAAAACAGTCGTCTATGGATTATAATTCATTCAGAAGTTAAGTGAGGCCTCATTTCACAGagggatagatagatagatagatacatAGATAGatacatagatagatagatagatagatagatagatagatagatagatagatagatacatAGATAGatacatagatagatagatagatagatagatagatagatagatagatagatagatagatagatagatagatagatagatacatAGATAGatacatagatagatagatagatagatagatagatagatagatagatagatagatagatagatagatagatagatagatagatagatatagatagatagatagatagatagatatatagatatagatagatagatagatacatagatatagatagatagatatagatagatagatagatagatagatagatagatatagatagatagatagatagatagatagatagatatatagatatatagatagatagatagatagatagatagataaataaaGTTTGATCCATTTACCCGAATGCGAACACAGTGGTGTGGTCGAGGTATCGAGAAAGAGCGGAGCCCATAATCATCTTCTTCACCTGCAACACAGAGGAAGCAGACCACCAGTCAGAAGCCACTTAACAAACAGTTTTAAAACCCAgaagtcacttcctgttcctctaAAAGAGCCTGAATGAGACGACTAAACGTCCTCACTgaacaaaaaagtatttcaccCCTGGAATGAAACCAGGGGCGAAGGCGAGATGTTGGTATCCAGGAGcttctgtcctccctccccagGAGGCTAGTTGTGAAAAGCACATGGAAACAGAGAAGCAGATTCCTGGTCCCCGCTCACCATGAGCTGCACCTCCTGGGCCTCCCTCCTGAACGCGGCGCTGCTGTGAGAGGACAGGTCTGCAGAGAAGTTCTTGTTGAGGATGGACAGGTAGGCCGTGTACTGCCGCTGGAGCCGAGGCTCCACCACCCACACCCTGTACTCTGTGACGGAGGTCAACACAGCGCACATGAGCCTGGACGGACTGAGCTATGAGCTAACCGCTAACCAGCTAGCAGGCTGATGGACAGAGTCATCCTCTTAATTCAATTGGGGGTGTTTAATAAAGTGAGAGTCTGTACCCAGGAAGTACCAGGCCAGCGAGGCCGCAGCGGCGGCGAGTACGATGGCGACGGCGAGGAAGGCCAGGACGCACTTGCAGGAGCGAGCCCTGCTGGGGGGCGGAGCCACAGCTCGGTCGCCAGCTTCTACCTGCAGGACGGACCACACTTGACCTCTTTGGAAGCATACATTCAGTTACACATTCAGTTTAGATTCTTTTCAATGTTGCTAAATGACATTAAAAGGATCCATCCGCGACCATTGAAGCTTTATAATGCATGTAAACAATGAATATctctctatatatttatatatataaaaacctcAGAAGcgcctacattacccacaatgcaacctgAGGTCTGGTGAGCTCATCTCTAACTCTTCTGCAGAGCAGGTTggagcagccccccccgccccccctttaaTGCACTAAAGGGAAGGACACTCGAGACCAGGGGACGGCCGTCGGGCGCCAGAGAGCCGCTGAGAAGCGTCGTTACTGACCCCGTCGGGCGGAGGGGCGGGCGAGGCCCCCCGGTCACATGACATCGACTTCTTGGAGCCGCGGCCGAGCGCCATGGCCTCACGGCGCGTCCTCGGCTCCTCCAGAGACCATGGCGGCGATGCAGCAGCTCTTCAGTCCGACGTGGCGTCTCTGTTTGCAGGTCCAAAGGTGCACCAAAGAAATCAATACGTCCCGAAAGCTGGACGAGCTTCAGCTGACTGATCCcacgtgggaggggggggggggtgttaagcACCTTCTCCCTGCTAATAGGCCCCCCAGGTGAGCACAGGTCTTGTTGCCTAGCAGCGGCGATGCTCACGAGGCCGTTCACCTGGTTTCCCAGGGTGCATTTCACCTTCGGGGCAAACAAGAATCTTCACAAGCTTTGAGTGAAGATTTATCATctggtttcttctttctttttgtttttgtttcatcaaaATGAGAATCCAAAGAACAAAGAACCCAAGAATCAattcaaaaatacttttatttgatttacagcaaagaaacaacaaagaaagcTGATCTGTTTGCTGATAACAACGTGTCCCTCTGGGGGACACACGGGCCTCCTCACATGTACCCGTCCCCACAGGGCTCCAGTGGACTGCCGGAGGACATCAGGACCATCTGCTCCAGCGGAAGGGGCCTCGGAGCCGGACCCACGCCGCAGAGGGCCGGCGGCAGGAAGCACGGCGAGGAGctgaagggaggaagaggaggacgaggaagcaGGAGGCGGGTGGATTCGGAGGATGCTTTGAGCTCCTCCTGAccccccagctcctcctctctgacgCTAAGGAGCTGGGGGACTCGCTCGTAGCCGGAGCACACCGGGACGGAGCCCCCGCCTGCCAGCAGCTTCCGGAAGTCCACCCCcccgccgctctcctcctcgccgtcggcCGCGTTGATGCTGTCCGCCTCCAGGCTCTCCTGGCTGACCTCCTCGCCGCTGCACACGCCCGAATCCAGACTCTGGAGCCTGGCGCGCTCCACCAGCACCTCCTCCGCCCGCTCGTAGTCCGAGACCACCGGCACGGACTCGCAGCCTTTGGAGAGCAGCAGGCGGATCTCCGCTTCGTGGTGCCGCCCCCCGACGACCCCGTAGGGCGTGTCGGCGGCGCAGGGCGCCAGGGCCCCAGCAGTGAGCGAGGagacgggtggaggaggaggagaaggggggggagggcacaCCTGGGAGTAGCTGGGGTTGGAGAAGCTGCTTTCTCCTCTCAGCTTCTCCAGCAGCGCCTCCTCCAGGCCGCACGGCGCCACGGCGTCCACGGCGGAAGTGACCTCCATGGAGACCGCGTCCCTGGGtctggagaaggaggtgaaggacCCGCTGGGGAGGTGGGGCCTCAGCCAGCTCTGTGGCAGAAAGAGAACaggtaagaacacacacacacatataaaataCATGTCATGTGATCTCGCTCTAACAAAGAGTCACCTGGAAGTCAACATCCTGCAGGAAGGACTTGGCCGGGTCTGGGAGAGGTGGACCTGTGATCCTCTTCACCATGTAGACCCTAGAGAGCACAATGAAGGTTATATACACACGCATACAGGTACGCATACAGGTACGCCTACAggtacacatgcacatacaggtACACATGCGCATACAGGTACACATACAGGTACGCATACAGGTACACATACAGGTACGCATACAGATACGCATACAGGTACGCATACAGGTACACATACAGGTACGCATACAGGTACACATACAGGTACGCGTACAGGTACGCATACAGGTACGCATACAGGTACGCATACAGGTACACATACAGGTATGCATACAGGTATGAATACAGGTACACATACAGGTACGCATACAGGTACGCATACAGGTACACATACAGGTATGCATACAGGTACGCATACAGGTACACATACAGGTATGCATACAGGTACACATACAGGTACGCATACAggtacacatatacatacaggTACACAGGTACGCCTACCAGGTGGTTTTGTCCGTCTTGAAgtggatgaagagcagaaacacagcgagagctgcagcagcactgaTTACGCTCAGAAGCCAGACCTGAAGATCTGCACCGTGACACAAGAAGTCTTTATCAGTCTCACTTTGTCTCCAGTCTCTTTACAGTCACAGTCTTTGTGGTCATTGACCTTTTGTGGGCCCCTGAGAGGTGGCGCATCATCACACGCTAGAAATAATCAACAGAAACCATTTCCCATGACCCTTTGCAGTGGTTCAGAGAGCTCAGGTGCTCCGGAGGACATAAGACGTTCAAATATCAAACTTGTGAACTGTTACCTGTCGGCTGTGGTCTTCCTACAGAGGAATCCCACGATGCAACGGGGCTCCAGTCGCTCCACGTGGACTTGCTGTCGACCATGACGGCCATCACTCGGACGCGCACCTCGTACCTCTGGCCTCGCAGCAGCTGGTCTGGGTCCAGCTCCACGCTGATATTCCAGGAGTCTTGCCGCTCGTCTACCTGCACGGACGCGTCCTGGTGGAGCACAGAGGAGCTTTCACGGAGAATCCTTCAGGGTCTACCATGTTCCTCTCTGACTGAACGCACACGCACCGTCCACGCCTGGGCCTCGGCCTTCCACTGCACCTGGGATTTGAAAAGGTTGATCCGTCCGTGCTTGGTGGCTTGGGGGAACCAGGAGACGGTGGTGGAGACCACGGAGGGTTTCGGGGGAGGATCCAGCTTTACTGCAGCGGCACACGGTGTGTTGTAAGGTTccaagtggtgtgtgtgtgtgtgtgtgtgtgtgtgcacgccgtCATACTCACTGTGACA is part of the Pungitius pungitius chromosome 9, fPunPun2.1, whole genome shotgun sequence genome and harbors:
- the LOC119217935 gene encoding interleukin-2 receptor subunit beta-like is translated as MERSKGGVLLGLLALLCTAEGDNCSGLSDDELTCVSDYSRFITCAWSSPSEADRPDNVCTILAERRLTRYKKYNSSCRMEPVDASTPRLKKCHLIFKNKNMFQSSHKLSIHLSCNATKTTLQRHFKPACHIKLDPPPKPSVVSTTVSWFPQATKHGRINLFKSQVQWKAEAQAWTDASVQVDERQDSWNISVELDPDQLLRGQRYEVRVRVMAVMVDSKSTWSDWSPVASWDSSVGRPQPTDLQVWLLSVISAAAALAVFLLFIHFKTDKTTWVYMVKRITGPPLPDPAKSFLQDVDFQSWLRPHLPSGSFTSFSRPRDAVSMEVTSAVDAVAPCGLEEALLEKLRGESSFSNPSYSQVCPPPPSPPPPPVSSLTAGALAPCAADTPYGVVGGRHHEAEIRLLLSKGCESVPVVSDYERAEEVLVERARLQSLDSGVCSGEEVSQESLEADSINAADGEEESGGGVDFRKLLAGGGSVPVCSGYERVPQLLSVREEELGGQEELKASSESTRLLLPRPPLPPFSSSPCFLPPALCGVGPAPRPLPLEQMVLMSSGSPLEPCGDGYM